Proteins from a single region of Apium graveolens cultivar Ventura chromosome 7, ASM990537v1, whole genome shotgun sequence:
- the LOC141675054 gene encoding putative disease resistance RPP13-like protein 3, translating into MVDAIVSFAIEKLGEFIAQEVNILLEVKDNVRWLKDELRYLQSSVRSAESRLEEEQISNWVKDVRDVANDAVTILSNFNAHQQEHAAPKQGILDRVRACVCVCNKEVMLYDIGKEIESLQKRIVVIKNRRTEYRIDNILATPNVQQKQRTLLRTTAIDNQVDVVGFEDDFKILKAELDSKDLALKVISIHGMGGLGKTSLATKLYNSGELRNFDTRAKVCVSNEYTIKDVLKRIVKSFMGPEHEQYLSNMDEHDLLQYLPKLLQDRGRYLALIDDIWDIKAWDQLKIAFPNQKNGSRIIITTRNKKIAEMADDKCFVYQLRFLMEDESWQLFCKRAEPTTPNLKKLGREMVGKCRGLPLAIVILSGLLLHNKSYGYWSKVKEHIWRQLKEGGSFQIDEIMSLSYDDLSTQIKDCFLYLARYPEDHEIESNKLKLLWIAEEFIPECEGVLMEDLAEDYLNELINRNLIQVESLRLNGQVSSFRVHDLVRDLAINKAEEHKLLVVFDSGKHHPDPIHWLEGQPRHVIHSKIGEYMELVERRFNASNLRSLALLKYVSGKVELNEMKLVFRRFRNLRVLDMRGVDSERIPEEIGNLVLLKYLGLMGGEESFDIPIQIPASIGKLKKLQTLQGSWNRRYTVPPEICELHELRCLDIEISGNFNISSTHQTKLHTIRTIPYIEWIKIDTVNLTNLHTLTIKEQEEEGQEGEEKEEEQEEGQGHTLESIANLTSLQTAEIWFFSGVIPTMRPLSCCSRLKSVDLFGALNDPLELCFLPDSVTDLSLGYSEFTIDPMPTLGSLSNLTALELIDVYIGDKMVCSHNSFPSLQILKLSDFDDLEELEVVDGAFPSLIKYQVLDCEKLLKIPVQLERFWIL; encoded by the coding sequence ATGGTTGATGCAATCGTATCTTTTGCAATCGAAAAGCTTGGTGAATTTATTGCACAAGAAGTTAACATTCTACTAGAAGTGAAAGATAATGTAAGATGGCTCAAAGATGAACTGCGCTACCTCCAATCTTCCGTCAGATCAGCAGAATCAAGGCTGGAGGAGGAGCAAATCAGCAACTGGGTGAAGGATGTCAGAGATGTTGCCAATGACGCGGTAACTATCCTGAGCAATTTCAATGCACACCAACAAGAACATGCAGCTCCAAAACAAGGTATCTTGGATCGTGTTCGGGCCTGTGTCTGCGTGTGCAATAAAGAAGTCATGCTTTATGatattggcaaggagattgagtCACTCCAAAAAAGGATCGTTGTCATCAAGAATAGGCGAACTGAGTACCGTATTGACAACATCTTAGCCACTCCAAACGTGCAGCAGAAACAGAGAACATTATTAAGAACCACCGCCATTGATAACCAGGTGGATGTGGTTGGTTTCGAGGATGATTTTAAGATTTTGAAGGCTGAACTTGATAGCAAGGATCTCGCCCTCAAAGTCATTTCAATTCACGGAATGGGGGGCTTGGGAAAGACTTCACTTGCCACTAAGTTGTACAACTCTGGCGAGTTGAGAAATTTTGACACTCGTGCTAAGGTTTGTGTGTCCAACGAATATACCATTAAAGATGTTCTAAAGAGAATAGTAAAGTCTTTTATGGGACCTGAGCACGAACAATATCTGTCAAACATGGACGAGCACGATTTACTGCAGTACCTGCCAAAGTTACTTCAAGATCGAGGCCGCTATTTGGCGTTGATTGATGATATATGGGACATCAAGGCATGGGACCAGTTAAAAATTGCATTTCCGAATCAGAAGAATGGTAGTAGAATTATCATAACTACAAGAAACAAAAAAATTGCAGAGATGGCAGATGACAAATGTTTTGTCTATCAACTCCGTTTTCTAATGGAAGATGAGAGCTGGCAACTGTTCTGTAAGAGAGCAGAACCAACAACCCCGAATTTGAAGAAATTAGGAAGGGAGATGGTTGGTAAATGTCGAGGTTTACCACTTGCAATTGTGATACTGAGCGGCCTATTATTGCACAACAAGAGCTATGGTTATTGGTCGAAGGTAAAGGAGCATATCTGGAGACAATTGAAGGAAGGTGGCTCATTCCAGATTGACGAAATAATGAGCTTGAGTTACGATGACTTGTCTACCCAGATAAAAGACTGTTTTCTCTACCTTGCAAGGTACCCAGAAGACCATGAGATTGAGTCAAACAAGTTGAAGCTTCTATGGATTGCAGAAGAATTTATACCAGAATGTGAAGGAGTACTCATGGAAGATTTGGCTGAAGATTATTTAAATGAGCTAATTAACCGCAATTTGATTCAGGTTGAAAGTTTGCGATTGAACGGACAAGTTTCGAGTTTCCGGGTCCACGATCTGGTCCGTGATCTTGCCATAAATAAAGCAGAGGAGCACAAGTTGTTGGTCGTTTTTGACTCAGGTAAACACCATCCAGATCCCATTCATTGGTTGGAAGGACAACCGCGTCATGTCATTCATAGTAAAATAGGTGAGTACATGGAATTAGTTGAGCGTAGATTTAATGCTTCAAATTTGCGTTCATTAGCACTATTAAAATATGTCAGTGGTAAAGTTGAATTAAATGAAATGAAGCTGGTGTTCAGGAGATTCAGAAATCTCAGAGTGCTAGATATGAGAGGTGTTGACTCAGAGAGGATACCAGAAGAAATAGGAAATTTAGTTCTCTTAAAATACTTGGGCCTAATGGGTGGTGAGGAGTCTTTTGACATACCTATACAAATTCCAGCAAGTATAGGCAAGCTGAAAAAGCTACAAACTTTGCAGGGTTCTTGGAATAGACGGTACACAGTTCCTCCTGAGATATGCGAATTGCATGAGTTGAGGTGTCTAGACATTGAAATCAGTGGGAATTTTAATATAAGTAGTACCCACCAAACAAAGTTACACACTATCCGTACTATACCGTATATAGAATGGATCAAGATTGATACGGTTAATCTCACCAACCTCCATACACTAACTATAAAAGAACAAGAAGAAGAAGGACAAGAGGGGGAGGAGAAAGAGGAGGAGCAAGAAGAAGGACAAGGTCACACTCTGGAGTCCATAGCCAATTTAACAAGTCTCCAAACAGCGGAAATATGGTTTTTTTCGGGTGTTATTCCAACAATGAGGCCACTCTCGTGTTGCAGTCGTCTTAAGAGTGTAGACTTATTCGGTGCTCTAAATGATCCATTGGAACTATGTTTTCTGCCAGATTCTGTCACGGATTTAAGTCTAGGCTATAGTGAGTTTACTATAGATCCTATGCCCACCTTGGGAAGTTTGTCTAATCTCACCGCTCTTGAGTTGATTGATGTGTACATTGGAGACAAAATGGTATGCAGTCATAATTCGTTTCCAAGtcttcaaattttaaaattaagtGATTTCGACGATTTGGAAGAATTGGAAGTTGTGGACGGAGCTTTCCCTTCTCTCATCAAGTATCAAGTATTGGATTGTGAAAAATTGTTGAAAATTCCTGTACAACTAGAACGCTTTTGGATTTTATAA
- the LOC141675056 gene encoding uncharacterized protein LOC141675056 isoform X1: MPSSQAQLDKMQLRQSYRNVWHSDLISTMTADAPYCCFAALCAPCASYMLRKRALYNDMSRYVCCGGFLPCSGHCGESKCPEFCLCTEVFLCFANSVASTRFLLQDEFNIQTTKCDNCIIAFMVCLQQLACIFSLVAIIVGSDEISEASQILNCLSDMVYCTVCACMQTQHKLEMDKRDGRFGPQPMAVPPPQQMSRVDQPYPPPVGYPQGYGQTPYGCPQGQPQGYNSQFQPRSYAAQGSPHQGYNYQNQQQGYPPQGSPYQAYPPQGAPHQGYNSQYQPQGYPPQGPSHPVYPSQSNQPQGNQAQGSPPQGQPQSHLPQGESQNHPPQGSLPKGQPSQPQAPTSAHPPSEDPGH; the protein is encoded by the exons ATGCCGTCATCACAAGCGCAGTTAGATAAGATGCAGCTCCGGCAGAGCTATCGGAATGTATGGCACTCCGATCTCATTTCCACAATGACAGCTGATGCCCCAT ATTGCTGTTTTGCAGCATTGTG TGCACCATGTGCATCATACATGCTTCGTAAGCGAGCTCTTTACAACGATATGTCGAG GTATGTTTGTTGTGGTGGTTTTCTCCCCTGCAGTGGTCATTGCGGAGAAAGTAAATGCCCTGAGTTCTGTCTTTGCACTGAG GTCTTCCTTTGCTTTGCAAATTCTGTCGCATCAACTCGTTTTCTTTTGCAAGATGAGTTCAATATACAAACAACGAAATGTGATAATTGCATCATT GCTTTCATGGTTTGTCTTCAACAACTAGCATGCATATTTTCCCTTGTCGCAATTATAGTTGGCAGTGATGAAATATCAGAAGCCTCTCAGATCCTCAATTGCTTGTCTGATATGGTCTATTGCAC GGTGTGTGCGTGTATGCAG ACACAGCACAAGCTTGAAATGGATAAACGAGATGGTCGATTTGGTCCACAGCCTATGGCAGTTCCCCCGCCTCAGCAGATGTCACGTGTCGATCAGCCATATCCTCCCCCTGTAGGATATCCGCAAGGCTATGGGCAGACACCGTATGGTTGTCCACAAGGCCAACCCCAAGGCTACAACTCCCAATTTCAACCGCGAAGCTATGCAGCCCAAGGCTCCCCACACCAAGGCTACAACTACCAGAATCAACAACAAGGTTACCCACCCCAAGGCTCCCCATACCAAGCATACCCGCCACAAGGCGCCCCACACCAAGGCTATAATTCCCAATATCAACCACAAGGCTACCCGCCCCAAGGCCCCTCACACCCCGTATACCCATCTCAAAGCAACCAACCCCAAGGCAATCAAGCACAAGGCTCCCCACCTCAAGGCCAACCTCAAAGCCACCTGCCTCAAGGCGAATCCCAAAATCACCCGCCCCAGGGCTCCCTACCCAAAGGCCAACCGTCCCAACCTCAAGCGCCAACTTCTGCTCATCCTCCAAGCGAGGATCCTGGCCATTGA
- the LOC141675056 gene encoding uncharacterized protein LOC141675056 isoform X3, translating to MFVVVVFSPAVVIAEKVNALSSVFALRSSFALQILSHQLVFFCKMSSIYKQRNAFMVCLQQLACIFSLVAIIVGSDEISEASQILNCLSDMVYCTVCACMQTQHKLEMDKRDGRFGPQPMAVPPPQQMSRVDQPYPPPVGYPQGYGQTPYGCPQGQPQGYNSQFQPRSYAAQGSPHQGYNYQNQQQGYPPQGSPYQAYPPQGAPHQGYNSQYQPQGYPPQGPSHPVYPSQSNQPQGNQAQGSPPQGQPQSHLPQGESQNHPPQGSLPKGQPSQPQAPTSAHPPSEDPGH from the exons ATGTTTGTTGTGGTGGTTTTCTCCCCTGCAGTGGTCATTGCGGAGAAAGTAAATGCCCTGAGTTCTGTCTTTGCACTGAG GTCTTCCTTTGCTTTGCAAATTCTGTCGCATCAACTCGTTTTCTTTTGCAAGATGAGTTCAATATACAAACAACGAAAT GCTTTCATGGTTTGTCTTCAACAACTAGCATGCATATTTTCCCTTGTCGCAATTATAGTTGGCAGTGATGAAATATCAGAAGCCTCTCAGATCCTCAATTGCTTGTCTGATATGGTCTATTGCAC GGTGTGTGCGTGTATGCAG ACACAGCACAAGCTTGAAATGGATAAACGAGATGGTCGATTTGGTCCACAGCCTATGGCAGTTCCCCCGCCTCAGCAGATGTCACGTGTCGATCAGCCATATCCTCCCCCTGTAGGATATCCGCAAGGCTATGGGCAGACACCGTATGGTTGTCCACAAGGCCAACCCCAAGGCTACAACTCCCAATTTCAACCGCGAAGCTATGCAGCCCAAGGCTCCCCACACCAAGGCTACAACTACCAGAATCAACAACAAGGTTACCCACCCCAAGGCTCCCCATACCAAGCATACCCGCCACAAGGCGCCCCACACCAAGGCTATAATTCCCAATATCAACCACAAGGCTACCCGCCCCAAGGCCCCTCACACCCCGTATACCCATCTCAAAGCAACCAACCCCAAGGCAATCAAGCACAAGGCTCCCCACCTCAAGGCCAACCTCAAAGCCACCTGCCTCAAGGCGAATCCCAAAATCACCCGCCCCAGGGCTCCCTACCCAAAGGCCAACCGTCCCAACCTCAAGCGCCAACTTCTGCTCATCCTCCAAGCGAGGATCCTGGCCATTGA
- the LOC141675055 gene encoding disease resistance protein RPP13-like — protein MVDAIVSYAIEKLGEFIAQEVNIRIGVKENVRWLKDELGYLQSAVRHAESRQEEELIRNWVNNVRDVANDAVTILNDFNALQQIYAAPKHGILRRVRARGRRFKREVALSDIGRAIESLHDRIVLIKNRRTEYRIDNILATPNVQQKQRTLLRTTAIDNQVDVVGLEDHFRTLKLQLDSEDLSLKVISIHGMGGLGKTSLATKLYNSSELRNFDTHAKVCVSNEFNIKDVLKRIIKSLMGPEHGQHLSTMDEHDLLQYLKKLLQDGGRYLALIDDIWDEKVWNQIKIAFPNQKNGSRIIVTTRNKNVAEKVDDKCFVHQLRFLTEEESWQLFCKRAEPTTDDLKKLGREMVGKCRGLPLAIVILSGLLLHNKSYSYWSNVKQNMWRQLKEGGSMQIEEILSLSYIELSPQMRDCFLYLARYPEDHVIYSDELKLLWIAEEFISGADQGGVVMEDLAEDYLNELINRNLLQIERLRLNGQVLTCRVHDLVRDLALNKAKEHKLLFVFDSGKHNPVNLLDGQSRHVIHTELGEYLKLLENGYDASNLRSLALVNYFSEIRETKLYSKFKNLKVLDMRSVDSERIPEEIGDLVLLKYLGLMGGENYSIIPIKIPPSIGKLKKLQTLHGSWTREYTVPTEISELHELRCVDFKISGSLKIGNHQKKLHTLCIIQYKEWMKIDTVNLTNLHALSVQDKKGDYGYYTLESMANITCLQTFSLSFSYVEIPTLKPLSSCNRLKSVNLMGTLKDPWELCYLPNSVTDLSLDTSEFREDPVPTLGSLSNLTALELINVYKGNKMVCRPNAFPCLEILKLLFFSNLEELEVGDGAFPSLKKFQTLECRKLKKIPVLLERCWWASANFS, from the coding sequence ATGGTTGATGCAATCGTATCTTATGCAATCGAAAAGCTCGGTGAATTTATAGCACAAGAAGTTAACATTCGAATTGGAGTGAAAGAGAATGTAAGGTGGCTCAAAGATGAATTAGGCTACCTCCAATCTGCAGTACGACATGCAGAGTCGAGGCAGGAAGAGGAGCTAATCCGCAACTGGGTGAACAACGTCAGAGATGTTGCCAATGATGCCGTAACTATCCTGAACGATTTCAATGCTCTCCAACAAATATATGCAGCTCCAAAACACGGTATCTTGCGGCGTGTTCGGGCCCGGGGTCGCAGGTTCAAGAGAGAAGTAGCGCTTTCTGATATTGGCAGGGCTATCGAGTCACTCCACGATAGGATTGTTTTGATCAAGAACAGGCGAACTGAGTACCGTATTGACAACATCCTAGCCACTCCAAACGTGCAGCAGAAACAAAGAACATTATTAAGAACAACTGCAATTGATAACCAGGTGGATGTGGTTGGTTTGGAGGACCATTTTAGGACTCTGAAGCTTCAACTTGATAGCGAGGATCTCTCTCTCAAAGTCATTTCAATTCACGGAATGGGGGGCTTGGGCAAGACTTCACTTGCCACAAAGTTGTACAACTCTAGCGAGTTGAGAAATTTTGACACTCATGCTAAGGTCTGTGTGTCCAACGAATTTAACATTAAAGATGTTCTGAAAAGAATAATAAAGTCTCTAATGGGACCTGAGCACGGACAACATTTGTCAACCATGGATGAGCATGATTTGCTGCAGTACCTGAAAAAGTTACTTCAAGATGGAGGCCGCTATTTGGCGTTGATTGATGATATATGGGATGAAAAGGTATGGAACCAGATTAAAATTGCATTTCCAAATCAAAAGAATGGTAGTAGAATCATCGTGACTACACGAAACAAAAATGTTGCAGAGAAGGTAGATGACAAATGTTTTGTGCATCAACTTCGTTTTCTAACGGAAGAAGAGAGCTGGCAATTGTTCTGTAAGAGAGCAGAACCAACAACAGACGATTTAAAGAAATTAGGAAGGGAGATGGTTGGTAAATGTCGAGGTTTACCACTTGCAATTGTGATACTGAGCGGCCTATTATTGCACAACAAGAGCTATAGTTATTGGTCAAATGTGAAGCAGAATATGTGGAGACAATTGAAGGAAGGTGGCTCTATGCAGATTGAAGAAATACTGAGCTTGAGTTATATCGAATTGTCTCCTCAAATGAGAGACTGTTTTCTCTATCTTGCAAGGTACCCGGAAGACCATGTGATTTACTCAGACGAGTTAAAGCTTCTATGGATTGCAGAGGAATTTATATCAGGAGCTGATCAAGGAGGAGTAGTCATGGAGGACTTGGCTGAAGATTATTTGAATGAGCTAATTAATCGCAATTTGCTTCAGATTGAAAGATTGCGATTGAACGGACAAGTTCTGACTTGTCGGGTGCACGATCTTGTACGTGATCTTGCCTTAAATAAAGCAAAGGAGCACAAGCTGTTGTTCGTTTTCGACTCAGGAAAACACAATCCAGTCAATTTGTTGGACGGACAATCGCGTCATGTCATTCATACTGAATTAGGTGAGTACTTGAAATTACTTGAAAATGGATATGATGCTTCAAATTTGCGTTCATTGGCACTAGTAAATTATTTCAGTGAAATAAGAGAAACGAAGTTGTACAGCAAATTTAAAAATCTAAAAGTCCTAGATATGAGAAGTGTGGACTCAGAGAGGATACCAGAAGAAATAGGAGATTTAGTTCTTTTAAAGTACTTGGGCTTAATGGGCGGTGAGAACTATTCTATAATACCTATAAAGATTCCGCCAAGTATAGGCAAGCTGAAAAAGCTACAAACTTTGCACGGTTCTTGGACCAGAGAGTATACAGTTCCTACAGAGATATCTGAGTTGCATGAGTTGAGGTGTGTAGACTTCAAAATTAGTGGGAGTTTGAAAATAGGTAACCACCAAAAAAAGTTGCACACTCTCTGTATTATACAGTATAAGGAATGGATGAAGATTGATACTGTTAATCTCACCAACCTCCATGCACTGTCAGTTCAAGATAAAAAAGGAGATTATGGTTACTACACTTTGGAGTCCATGGCTAATATAACATGTCTGCAAACATTCAGCCTATCCTTTAGTTATGTTGAGATTCCAACACTGAAACCACTCTCGTCTTGCAATCGTCTCAAGAGCGTCAACTTAATGGGTACTCTGAAAGATCCATGGGAACTATGTTATTTGCCTAATTCAGTCACGGATTTAAGTCTAGACACTAGCGAGTTTAGAGAAGATCCAGTTCCCACTCTGGGAAGTTTGTCGAATCTTACAGCTCTCGAGTTGATTAATGTGTACAAGGGAAACAAAATGGTTTGCCGTCCCAACGCGTTTCCATGTCTTGAAATTTTGAAACTACTGTTCTTCTCCAATCTGGAAGAACTGGAAGTTGGGGACGGAGCTTTCCCTTCTCTCAAAAAATTTCAAACATTGGAATGCAGAAAACTGAAGAAGATTCCCGTACTACTAGAACGTTGCTGGTGGGCGTCAGCCAATTTTTCATAG
- the LOC141675056 gene encoding uncharacterized protein LOC141675056 isoform X2, which translates to MPHIAVLQHCVHHVHHTCFVSELFTTICRGMFVVVVFSPAVVIAEKVNALSSVFALRSSFALQILSHQLVFFCKMSSIYKQRNAFMVCLQQLACIFSLVAIIVGSDEISEASQILNCLSDMVYCTVCACMQTQHKLEMDKRDGRFGPQPMAVPPPQQMSRVDQPYPPPVGYPQGYGQTPYGCPQGQPQGYNSQFQPRSYAAQGSPHQGYNYQNQQQGYPPQGSPYQAYPPQGAPHQGYNSQYQPQGYPPQGPSHPVYPSQSNQPQGNQAQGSPPQGQPQSHLPQGESQNHPPQGSLPKGQPSQPQAPTSAHPPSEDPGH; encoded by the exons ATGCCCCAT ATTGCTGTTTTGCAGCATTGTG TGCACCATGTGCATCATACATGCTTCGTAAGCGAGCTCTTTACAACGATATGTCGAG GTATGTTTGTTGTGGTGGTTTTCTCCCCTGCAGTGGTCATTGCGGAGAAAGTAAATGCCCTGAGTTCTGTCTTTGCACTGAG GTCTTCCTTTGCTTTGCAAATTCTGTCGCATCAACTCGTTTTCTTTTGCAAGATGAGTTCAATATACAAACAACGAAAT GCTTTCATGGTTTGTCTTCAACAACTAGCATGCATATTTTCCCTTGTCGCAATTATAGTTGGCAGTGATGAAATATCAGAAGCCTCTCAGATCCTCAATTGCTTGTCTGATATGGTCTATTGCAC GGTGTGTGCGTGTATGCAG ACACAGCACAAGCTTGAAATGGATAAACGAGATGGTCGATTTGGTCCACAGCCTATGGCAGTTCCCCCGCCTCAGCAGATGTCACGTGTCGATCAGCCATATCCTCCCCCTGTAGGATATCCGCAAGGCTATGGGCAGACACCGTATGGTTGTCCACAAGGCCAACCCCAAGGCTACAACTCCCAATTTCAACCGCGAAGCTATGCAGCCCAAGGCTCCCCACACCAAGGCTACAACTACCAGAATCAACAACAAGGTTACCCACCCCAAGGCTCCCCATACCAAGCATACCCGCCACAAGGCGCCCCACACCAAGGCTATAATTCCCAATATCAACCACAAGGCTACCCGCCCCAAGGCCCCTCACACCCCGTATACCCATCTCAAAGCAACCAACCCCAAGGCAATCAAGCACAAGGCTCCCCACCTCAAGGCCAACCTCAAAGCCACCTGCCTCAAGGCGAATCCCAAAATCACCCGCCCCAGGGCTCCCTACCCAAAGGCCAACCGTCCCAACCTCAAGCGCCAACTTCTGCTCATCCTCCAAGCGAGGATCCTGGCCATTGA